The sequence CGAAGTGGACGGTCAGGTGGTGACCGAACTGGGCACCCGAGTGGACCCTGCCGCATCGGTCATCCGGGTCGACGGGGCGCGGGTGACCGTCGATGACACCCGGGTCTACCTGGCGCTGAACAAGCCGCGCGGGGTGCATTCGACGATGTCGGACGACCGCGGGCGGCCGTGCATCGGCGACTACGTCCAACATCGAGTTCGCGGTGACGCCAAGCTGTTTCACGTCGGGCGCCTCGACGCCGACACCGAGGGCCTGATGCTGTTGACCAACGACGGCGAACTTGCGCACCGGCTGATGCACCCGTCGTATCAGGTGCCCAAGACCTACGTGGCCACCGTGCTGGGCACCGTCCCGCGCGGGCTGGGCAAAAAGCTGCGCGAGGGCGTCGAACTCGACGACGGGCCGGCGAACGTCGACGATTTCGCGGTGGTGGACGCCGTGCCCGGCAAGTCTTTGGTGCGGGTGACGCTGCACGAAGGCCGCAAGCGGATCGTGCGGCGGATGCTGGCGGCGGTCGGATTTCCGGTCCAGGAGTTGGTGCGCACCGACATCGGCACGGTTGCGCTGGGGGAGCAGCGTCCCGGCAGCATCAGGGCGTTGACCCGCAAGGAAATCGGGGAACTGTATAAGGCAGTCGGTCTGTGAGCCCGGTCAGTGCGGCCGTCGTCGCCATCGACGGGCCGGCCGGTACCGGAAAGTCCACGGTCGCGCGGGGATTGGCAAAGGCGCTGGGGTCACGCTATTTGGACACCGGTGCGATGTACCGCGTCGTCACGCTGGCGGTGCTGCGGTCCGGTGTCGCCCTCGATGACCTCGACGGCGTCGCCGCGGTCGCGCAGGGTGTCGAGGTCTCGGTGGACCCCCAACCCGACGGCGATCGCGCTTTTCTTGGCGCCGAAGACGTTTCGCGAGAGATCCGCGGCGACGAGGTGACCCGCGCGGTGTCGGCCGTGGCGGCGGTTCCCGCCGTGCGCAGCCGGCTGGTCGCCGTGCAGCAGCAGTTGGCCGCGCAAGGCGGCGGCGTGGTGGTGGAAGGCCGTGACGTGGGCAC is a genomic window of Mycolicibacter heraklionensis containing:
- a CDS encoding pseudouridine synthase; protein product: MAWPDEEQDGVRLQKVLSQAGVASRRVAERMIRDGRVEVDGQVVTELGTRVDPAASVIRVDGARVTVDDTRVYLALNKPRGVHSTMSDDRGRPCIGDYVQHRVRGDAKLFHVGRLDADTEGLMLLTNDGELAHRLMHPSYQVPKTYVATVLGTVPRGLGKKLREGVELDDGPANVDDFAVVDAVPGKSLVRVTLHEGRKRIVRRMLAAVGFPVQELVRTDIGTVALGEQRPGSIRALTRKEIGELYKAVGL
- the cmk gene encoding (d)CMP kinase; amino-acid sequence: MSPVSAAVVAIDGPAGTGKSTVARGLAKALGSRYLDTGAMYRVVTLAVLRSGVALDDLDGVAAVAQGVEVSVDPQPDGDRAFLGAEDVSREIRGDEVTRAVSAVAAVPAVRSRLVAVQQQLAAQGGGVVVEGRDVGTVVLPDADVKIFLTASAETRARRRNDQNIAAGLRDDYAGVLADVLRRDEMDSTRAVSPLRPADDAVIVDTGDMTQDQVVDHLRDLVEQHCGAIR